The DNA region ACCGGTCGAGGAGGCAGCGCGCGAAAGTCGGAGCCACGCGGCATCGACCGGCCGCCGTCCGCGCAACCGGGTTCCGAGCTCCAGCACGACCAGAGGAAAGCCCGTCGTCAGCAGAAGCTCCGCCGCATTCACCGCATCGAGAACCCTCTCCGGACGCACCCACAGCAGGCGCTCGAGATCAACCCCCCCATCCTCGGCGTTTTTCGGATCGAGCGCATCCCCATGATCGACCAGAGCGACGTTCTCCCCCGAGGAGGTGATCGAAGCGAGCGCCGCGATGACGAGCGAGAATCGCCCGGAAGACCGATGGCCGTGAACCTCGGTCATCGATCCCCGCGGGAAACCGTGGAGAAGCGTGTCGAGCGAACGGATCGAGGAATGCTGCACCCCCGCTTCCCGCCGCTCCGTCGCCCGGACCAGATCCCTTCCGGTCATGAGCCTCCGCGCCAGCCCCTCCTCGAGATCAAGCCGCGCGAGCGGACCCCCGGAATCCCCTTTACTTTCCGTCACCGGTTCGACGGGGGCGGGTCGCAGAGCCCGGGGACGGTTCCAGTCGACGTCGAAAAGTAGAGCCTGAGAAGCCATGACGTCTCCCCAATATAGGCGGTAATGAGGCGTAAATCAAGCTTTCTGAATTCTTCACCACTTGGATTACGGAAATTCCTTAAC from Acidobacteriota bacterium includes:
- a CDS encoding DNA recombination/repair protein RecA → MASQALLFDVDWNRPRALRPAPVEPVTESKGDSGGPLARLDLEEGLARRLMTGRDLVRATERREAGVQHSSIRSLDTLLHGFPRGSMTEVHGHRSSGRFSLVIAALASITSSGENVALVDHGDALDPKNAEDGGVDLERLLWVRPERVLDAVNAAELLLTTGFPLVVLELGTRLRGRRPVDAAWLRLSRAASSTGGILLVSAPWPACNLGKEASLMTRQERVFWHRRGSGPSLLTGIGSRLHLAKHRTRTTTQSAAMSLRMRI